In Sedimentibacter sp. MB31-C6, one genomic interval encodes:
- a CDS encoding Glu/Leu/Phe/Val family dehydrogenase → MGKENLNPLENSQLQVKTACDALGLDSAVYEILKEPQRVIEVNIPVRMDDGSMKSFKGFRASHNDSVGPTKGGVRFHPGVTLEEVKALSIWMTFKGGVMGLPYGGGKGGIICDPLTLSQGELERLSRGYIDRLYKYLGEKEDIPAPDVGTNGQIMAWMVDEYNKLTGTSALGVITGKPVAWGGSEGRNEATGFGVSIVAREAAKKVGIDIKKSKVAIQGFGNVGRFTVKNVQRQGAKIVAIGEWAPKVGTYAIYNEDGLDFEDLLAYNNEHKNLVDYPKAKMISLDEFWNLDVDILIPAALENAITKEVAEKVKAKLVCEAANGPTTSEADEVLNSRGIPVTPDILTNAGGVVVSYFEWVQNLQGYYWKEKEVEEKQEVKMVQAFNDVWALQETQKCTTRQAAYMISVKKVAEVMKLRGWY, encoded by the coding sequence ATGGGAAAAGAGAATTTAAATCCTTTAGAAAATTCTCAATTACAAGTAAAAACTGCTTGTGACGCTTTAGGATTAGACTCAGCGGTGTATGAAATTTTAAAAGAACCACAAAGAGTTATTGAAGTTAACATTCCTGTTAGAATGGATGACGGAAGCATGAAATCTTTTAAAGGTTTTAGAGCATCACATAATGATTCAGTTGGTCCGACAAAAGGTGGAGTTAGATTCCATCCAGGTGTAACATTAGAGGAGGTTAAAGCTCTTTCTATATGGATGACATTTAAAGGCGGAGTAATGGGACTTCCTTATGGCGGAGGCAAAGGTGGAATTATATGTGATCCATTAACATTGTCACAGGGAGAACTGGAAAGACTTTCAAGAGGTTATATTGATAGACTTTATAAGTACTTAGGTGAAAAAGAAGATATACCAGCACCAGACGTTGGAACTAACGGACAAATTATGGCTTGGATGGTAGATGAATATAACAAATTAACTGGAACTTCAGCATTAGGTGTTATTACAGGTAAGCCTGTAGCATGGGGCGGTTCAGAAGGCAGAAATGAAGCAACAGGTTTTGGTGTTTCAATAGTTGCTAGAGAAGCGGCTAAAAAAGTTGGAATTGATATCAAAAAATCAAAAGTTGCTATCCAGGGATTTGGAAATGTAGGTCGTTTTACTGTTAAAAACGTCCAAAGACAAGGAGCTAAAATAGTAGCTATTGGAGAATGGGCACCAAAAGTTGGCACATATGCAATATACAATGAAGATGGATTAGATTTTGAAGATTTGTTGGCTTACAATAATGAACATAAGAATTTAGTTGATTATCCAAAAGCTAAAATGATTAGTCTTGATGAATTCTGGAATTTAGATGTTGATATATTAATTCCTGCAGCTTTAGAAAACGCTATAACTAAAGAAGTAGCAGAAAAAGTTAAAGCTAAATTAGTATGTGAGGCAGCTAATGGTCCTACAACTTCAGAGGCTGATGAAGTGTTGAATTCAAGAGGTATCCCTGTTACTCCAGATATTTTAACTAATGCTGGTGGAGTAGTTGTTTCATATTTTGAGTGGGTACAAAACCTACAAGGATATTATTGGAAAGAAAAAGAAGTTGAAGAAAAACAAGAAGTTAAAATGGTACAGGCGTTTAATGATGTATGGGCTCTTCAAGAAACACAAAAATGTACAACAAGACAAGCTGCTTATATGATTTCAGTTAAAAAAGTAGCTGAAGTAATGAAATTAAGAGGATGGTATTAA
- a CDS encoding S41 family peptidase, whose protein sequence is MISKKKYFITIIVVVFVTAFLTVSLGNVFLVEVGQKVVLPKETYSVLKDMYDKFAKQNSLMEFAKKEFLYEADEEAMLEGALKGTLIALGDPYTQYMTKEEYGALLQDTEGSYEGIGVYITASDDNKIMIVSPIEDTPAEKAGLKTGDKIIKINGTEYSADKIDQAVSIMKGLPGTSVTLTIQRTKENGKHETTDIVVNREKIRIKTIKPSMLEDNIGYIRITTFDMQTAKDFNAAYETLKGQGMKALVIDLRFNPGGIINATVDITDEFLGEGIITYTKTKSGDIEYYKSDKSADDIPIVLLINEGSASASEIMAGAMKDTQRATLIGTKTFGKGIVQRVQGFGSEGEGLKMTVSEYFTPNGVNIHGIGIEPDIVLELNPDATGYGYEFYDMDNQLQKAVEVLDEKLSQ, encoded by the coding sequence ATGATATCAAAAAAGAAATATTTTATCACTATCATAGTAGTTGTTTTTGTTACTGCTTTTTTGACTGTTTCTTTAGGAAATGTTTTCTTAGTTGAAGTTGGACAAAAGGTTGTTTTACCTAAAGAAACTTATTCTGTATTAAAAGATATGTATGACAAATTTGCAAAGCAAAATAGTTTAATGGAATTTGCGAAAAAAGAATTCTTATATGAAGCAGATGAGGAAGCTATGCTTGAGGGTGCTTTAAAGGGTACATTAATTGCTTTAGGTGATCCGTATACACAATATATGACGAAAGAAGAATATGGTGCTTTATTACAAGACACAGAAGGTTCCTATGAAGGCATAGGCGTATACATAACTGCAAGTGATGACAATAAAATAATGATAGTATCACCAATAGAAGATACCCCTGCTGAAAAGGCTGGATTGAAAACTGGAGATAAGATTATTAAAATAAATGGAACAGAATATTCTGCGGACAAAATAGATCAAGCTGTAAGTATAATGAAGGGGTTACCGGGTACAAGTGTAACTCTTACAATTCAAAGAACTAAAGAGAATGGAAAACATGAAACTACAGATATAGTTGTTAATAGAGAAAAAATTAGAATTAAAACGATAAAACCTTCTATGCTTGAGGATAATATAGGTTATATTAGAATAACTACTTTTGACATGCAGACTGCTAAAGATTTCAATGCTGCTTATGAAACACTAAAAGGTCAAGGTATGAAAGCATTAGTAATAGATTTAAGGTTTAATCCTGGCGGTATTATTAATGCAACAGTTGATATTACGGATGAGTTTTTAGGCGAAGGAATTATAACATATACTAAAACTAAATCTGGAGATATTGAATATTATAAATCAGATAAAAGTGCTGATGATATTCCGATAGTATTACTTATTAATGAAGGAAGTGCAAGTGCTTCTGAAATAATGGCAGGTGCTATGAAAGATACCCAAAGAGCAACACTTATTGGTACAAAAACTTTTGGTAAGGGTATAGTACAGAGAGTTCAAGGCTTTGGTTCTGAAGGTGAGGGCTTAAAAATGACTGTTTCAGAGTATTTTACACCTAATGGGGTAAATATTCATGGAATAGGAATTGAACCTGATATCGTATTAGAATTGAATCCAGATGCAACGGGATATGGATATGAATTTTATGATATGGATAATCAGCTGCAAAAAGCTGTTGAAGTTTTAGATGAGAAGTTAAGCCAATAA